ttataaaaagaaggaaggttGGGAAACGGCATAGTCTACCTGCTATAGCACCGTAGACACTGCTATTGTATAAAATAACTTAAGATCTCATCTAGCAAACGTTAACCTTTAGAAAATATATTACTTGCAAGGTAACACAGCTTCACTTACCTGAACACTCATTTATTTCATAAAGTGATCTGTGCAGAAAGACTCACTTAAGTACGTTTTCAAGACACGTGTGAGCTTCACATGTTATGGGGAAGTACAGAAGCGTAACTGTAGTGGctccagaaagcaaaataaaataatctgcaaGAGATATTTTTCTGGGCATGTGTATATCAAGCATCTGTACATCAAACTATGTCCTTCTACAGAAATtaggaggggggggaaaaaccagTTTCCTCACCTGCGTGGCCTAGTTCTGGGAGACATCATCTCGTTTCCAAGGATATGGTATCGCCTGGCTTCATGCAGCAGCTGATAGCACTCTGGGGAATTCTGGATCAGCTGGTCCACTTCCACAGTCTGAACAAAGTAGTTTGGGTGTAACAACGGGAGCCTGACGTGTGTCAGCAGTTCATGTAACACTGGTCTGCGCAACTCGACTGCTCGGTACACCCAGCGCATGACAGCTTCAAACACCATCTCTTCCTTACTGATCACCAGTTCATCGCTGCAAATGTAATCAATAAGCTCATCCTTTCCCAGTTCAAGGAATTCTTCGTGCTGGGACACATCCTCAAACGTCTGCAGCGCAAAATTCCTGCACTTGGTGAACAGCGTCTTGAGCGAATGCGTATCTGCAAAGCGCTGGATTCCCAGGCAGTTGCAAGGatccagctgctcttccaggaACTTGGCGCAGGCGTCACGTAAAACACTGATCTGAAAGAGACTTGATGTTTCGAAGAGATACTGCACATTCTCTGTTGTGATCTTTACTTTGCCCGTGTATACATACTGTAAAAAGCAATCCATTGCTTCAGCCAGAATGCCATTGATCTCCACCAAcatctctctgctttctctaTGATCGTTGCAAAACATGGCTCTGAAGTAGCTGCTGCAGGCCGAGAGGACCGCCCGGTGGCAGGGGAACTCCCTTCCTTCCACACAGATAATGACATCTGTGAACAACCGGCTGTCTCGGAATTCATTGAAGATCTGGAGAATGCTTTCAGCATGGGATGATCCCGAGGAGAAGTCGAAAAACTCGGGGCCTGACAACGATTTTGGGTCCATTTCAAAAACTTTCCGCTTGGTTGCAGGGGAATCTCGTATCCCACTATCCTCTCTATTCAGTCTGCGTCCCAATATTAGTACCATTGTTACATCAGTTGGCTATAGAGTCATTGAGAAGAATTTGCAGAGTTTCTCCTTCGCAGTGCTGgagtctggaaaacaaaacacttggGTATTCAGTCTGATACGTTCTTAATCTCATTATAAGAATCAGACAAGATACCTGTTTGGTTACTCAAAGAACTGGTACAAGTTTTGACCTTTACTAGAGGTGACACAGTATTGCAAGGCAAGTTACCTTGCACCTTGTGCAGGGCAACGCAGCCTTATCTGCTACAGGTTAAACACAAACCAACACAGAACAATCTCATGGATGGCAAGTTCTGAACgtcccagcactgctggaatTGCATCTGAAATCTCAGCTCCAGCAAATCACCCGGCTGACAGAAGCCAAAAATTTCCTGGATAAAGATTCAGAGCTTGGGCTGTTCTAATTTTCCAGTGTAATCCTCATTTCAGCTGGAGCATCCAAGTACTACTATAACAATGCTAGTcaaaaggggaagaagaaaaaacccaaacaaactgaaatttttacagtaaaaattcaGTTGAGAAATCactcccttttcattataaagtCTAATAATGAAGTCTTACAATATTAGTGTTTAATAATACTCAGTTATCTCAGTGGATAACCTTGACTGTAAGTTCTTACCTGTTCATTCCTAGCATCTAAAAATCAGTTCACCGATAATCTAAGACTCAATTAAAAATGACTGTAAACTGCTAGcgcacaaaacaaaatgaagaaaattgtatttcattGTGTAAAACTACTGAAGACAAGAACCAAAGACAACTTGCTGAGGACAGggagattttctgttttccaaattacAACTAGCAAATAGTTATTAGCAGAATTTTTTGCTCAAACGCTTTCCACTTTCAGATACAAGTGTATGACATTTCTCCCAATATTAAAACACACTGTTGTTACCGGAGCACTGAAGCTGCAAAAATCAGGTCCTCAAACATTAGCGTATGTA
This genomic stretch from Falco biarmicus isolate bFalBia1 chromosome 13, bFalBia1.pri, whole genome shotgun sequence harbors:
- the KLHL24 gene encoding kelch-like protein 24, with product MVLILGRRLNREDSGIRDSPATKRKVFEMDPKSLSGPEFFDFSSGSSHAESILQIFNEFRDSRLFTDVIICVEGREFPCHRAVLSACSSYFRAMFCNDHRESREMLVEINGILAEAMDCFLQYVYTGKVKITTENVQYLFETSSLFQISVLRDACAKFLEEQLDPCNCLGIQRFADTHSLKTLFTKCRNFALQTFEDVSQHEEFLELGKDELIDYICSDELVISKEEMVFEAVMRWVYRAVELRRPVLHELLTHVRLPLLHPNYFVQTVEVDQLIQNSPECYQLLHEARRYHILGNEMMSPRTRPRRSTGYSEVIVVVGGCERVGGFNLPYTECYDPVTGEWKSLAKLPEFTKSEYAVCALRNDILVSGGRINSRDVWIYNSQLNIWIRVASLNKGRWRHKMAVLLGKVYVVGGYDGQNRLSSVECYDSFSNRWTEVAPLKEAVSSPAVTSCVGKLFVIGGGPDDNTCSDKVQSYDPDTNSWLLRATIPIAKRCITAVSLNNLIYVAGGLTKAIYCYDPVEDYWMHVQNTFSRQENCGMSVCNGKIYILGGRRENGEATDTILCYDPATGIITGVAAMPRPVSYHGCVTIHRFNEKGFKL